A genomic region of Mesobacillus jeotgali contains the following coding sequences:
- a CDS encoding fluoride efflux transporter FluC — protein sequence MTGFVLVALGGMAGALSRFGVQKLMPQSMLPVATLTVNLLGSFLLGWIVGQGIQGNLYLFAATGFMGAFTTFSTLNVDLVKLFSNKQNKAVVLYLVCTYIGGLLSAASGLIIGRLL from the coding sequence ATGACTGGGTTTGTTCTGGTTGCTTTAGGTGGAATGGCTGGAGCTCTCTCAAGGTTCGGTGTCCAAAAGTTAATGCCCCAATCGATGCTGCCTGTCGCTACACTTACTGTGAACCTCCTAGGATCTTTTCTGCTTGGCTGGATAGTTGGGCAAGGAATTCAGGGGAACTTGTATCTTTTTGCTGCTACAGGATTCATGGGGGCATTCACCACTTTTTCCACATTGAATGTTGACTTGGTCAAGCTATTCAGCAACAAACAAAACAAAGCTGTCGTGTTGTATCTAGTTTGTACTTATATTGGAGGTCTGTTGAGTGCAGCCTCAGGGCTTATTATTGGAAGATTATTATAA
- the yidC gene encoding membrane protein insertase YidC: protein MKKLSTMIIVPLIPALLTGCQALTSEGSFFQSTFINPFTWLIKLFAGITGESYGLAIILITVLIRLVLMPLMLKQYKNQQNMKEKMEVLKPEMDEIQKKIKGTKDPAEQRKLQQEMMGLYQKHGVNPLSVGCLPMLVQMPILMGLYYAISGSAEIASHSFLWFNLGHSDIWITAAAGLIYYLQFKVSMSNVTEEQKKQMKFMGLLSPVMIVMFSLNAPSALPLYWTVGGMFLIIQTLLARKVYAQKESPIRVENQA, encoded by the coding sequence ATGAAAAAGCTTTCCACCATGATTATTGTTCCACTTATACCAGCACTTTTAACTGGGTGCCAGGCGTTGACAAGCGAGGGGTCGTTTTTCCAATCAACATTCATCAACCCCTTCACCTGGCTCATCAAGCTATTCGCCGGCATCACAGGCGAAAGCTACGGTCTGGCGATTATTTTGATTACAGTGCTCATCAGGCTGGTGTTAATGCCCTTAATGTTAAAACAATACAAAAACCAGCAGAACATGAAAGAAAAGATGGAAGTCCTCAAGCCTGAAATGGATGAGATCCAGAAAAAAATTAAAGGGACTAAGGATCCGGCTGAGCAAAGAAAATTACAGCAGGAAATGATGGGGCTCTATCAGAAGCATGGCGTAAATCCCCTTTCTGTTGGCTGTCTGCCGATGCTGGTCCAGATGCCAATTTTGATGGGCCTTTATTATGCGATTAGCGGTTCTGCCGAAATTGCCAGTCACTCCTTTCTCTGGTTCAACCTGGGACATTCTGATATTTGGATCACGGCAGCTGCCGGGCTGATTTATTACCTGCAGTTTAAGGTCTCGATGTCCAATGTAACGGAGGAACAGAAAAAGCAGATGAAGTTCATGGGGCTGCTGTCACCAGTTATGATTGTGATGTTTTCATTAAATGCCCCCTCTGCCCTTCCCCTTTACTGGACAGTTGGCGGGATGTTCTTGATTATACAAACATTACTGGCAAGAAAGGTATATGCCCAAAAAGAAAGTCCAATTAGGGTTGAGAACCAAGCTTAA
- a CDS encoding SOS response-associated peptidase yields the protein MCGRFSLFEDIGSLKEQFQFEFQEDLDARYNIAPGQDILTVIDNGEGRIGTRMRWGLIPFWADDEKIGYRMINARAETVDEKASFKHAFKQRRCLILTDGFYEWKKDGKQKQPYRFGMKNKKPFALAGLWESWNKDGKGITSCTIITTSPNEITEKIHDRMPVILPEDKLDIWLDSSIAQPQELKQLLVPLDADAMEAYQVSTEINSAKNEGKELIAPINSL from the coding sequence ATGTGCGGAAGGTTTTCATTATTTGAGGATATAGGTTCATTGAAGGAACAATTTCAGTTCGAATTCCAGGAGGATCTTGATGCAAGGTACAATATAGCTCCTGGACAGGACATTTTGACGGTGATTGATAATGGGGAGGGCAGGATAGGGACAAGAATGAGGTGGGGATTGATTCCATTCTGGGCGGATGACGAAAAAATCGGTTACAGAATGATTAATGCTCGCGCGGAGACAGTAGATGAGAAAGCGAGTTTCAAGCATGCTTTTAAACAAAGGCGGTGCCTGATCCTTACTGATGGATTTTACGAATGGAAAAAAGATGGCAAACAAAAACAGCCATACCGATTCGGTATGAAAAATAAAAAGCCGTTTGCGTTAGCCGGGCTCTGGGAAAGTTGGAATAAGGATGGGAAGGGGATTACTTCCTGCACGATAATCACTACTAGTCCAAATGAGATCACCGAAAAAATTCATGACAGAATGCCTGTGATCCTTCCGGAAGACAAGCTTGATATTTGGCTAGACAGTTCGATTGCCCAACCTCAAGAACTTAAACAGCTTTTGGTTCCGTTAGATGCCGACGCGATGGAAGCTTACCAGGTTTCCACCGAAATTAATTCGGCCAAAAATGAGGGAAAAGAGTTAATTGCTCCAATTAACAGTTTGTAG
- a CDS encoding urease accessory protein UreH domain-containing protein yields the protein MYQLFTEISNFLSGPFFTLVNQTEQIPILASFLLGLVGALAPCQLTGNLGAITYYGNRSLQTKSQWIEITFFILGKVLVFTLLGLAVWMVGQSFQQVLPGFFSWFRKLMGPLFILIGLSLIGLFAFNWVNRLTSVLPQWRGSGKTGSFLMGVSFSIAFCPTMFSLFFFTLMPIVLNTSYGAVLPSVFAIGTSIPLIIFAAIISYIGLNGTLMKKGRKLGSIVQKIAGYILILVGIFDTVTYWGL from the coding sequence ATGTATCAACTGTTTACAGAAATCAGCAATTTTTTGAGCGGACCATTTTTCACCCTCGTGAATCAGACTGAACAAATCCCCATATTGGCAAGCTTCCTTTTAGGACTTGTCGGTGCTCTTGCTCCATGCCAGCTGACAGGCAATCTCGGTGCAATCACCTACTATGGCAATCGGAGTCTGCAAACAAAAAGCCAGTGGATTGAGATTACATTTTTCATATTGGGGAAAGTATTGGTCTTTACACTGCTAGGACTTGCAGTCTGGATGGTCGGACAGAGCTTCCAGCAAGTCTTGCCAGGCTTCTTTTCCTGGTTCCGTAAACTGATGGGCCCTCTATTCATCCTGATCGGTCTGTCACTTATTGGTCTTTTCGCATTTAATTGGGTCAATCGCCTGACTTCTGTTCTGCCACAATGGAGAGGCAGCGGAAAAACAGGCTCATTTTTAATGGGGGTAAGCTTTTCAATCGCCTTCTGCCCTACGATGTTCTCCTTATTCTTCTTTACGCTTATGCCAATTGTGCTGAATACATCATACGGAGCAGTCCTGCCTTCTGTTTTTGCCATCGGCACTTCCATTCCGTTGATTATCTTTGCAGCAATCATTTCATACATCGGCCTGAACGGAACATTGATGAAAAAAGGTCGCAAGCTGGGTTCAATCGTACAGAAGATTGCTGGGTACATTTTAATCCTCGTTGGAATTTTTGATACAGTCACTTATTGGGGGTTGTGA
- the crcB gene encoding fluoride efflux transporter CrcB yields MVYLGVGLGGMLGSLLRYLVSLSTSELFNNGFPMGTLIANYTGSLFLGWFTARIIARRKLNPVLSATIGTGLTGSFTTFSTFSLETLVMIENGSIGMAIFYVLLSAVVGLILAAAGYKLGGGLGREAGK; encoded by the coding sequence TTGGTATATCTAGGAGTAGGGCTTGGGGGAATGTTAGGCAGCCTCTTGCGGTACTTGGTCAGTCTTAGCACAAGCGAATTATTTAATAATGGATTTCCCATGGGTACATTAATTGCCAATTACACAGGCTCGTTGTTCTTGGGGTGGTTCACGGCCCGCATCATAGCAAGAAGAAAACTGAATCCTGTACTGTCGGCAACAATTGGTACGGGTCTAACAGGATCTTTCACAACATTTTCGACCTTCAGCCTTGAAACGCTGGTAATGATAGAGAACGGCAGTATAGGTATGGCAATATTTTATGTACTTCTCAGTGCGGTTGTCGGGCTGATCCTTGCAGCGGCAGGTTATAAGCTTGGCGGAGGACTTGGCAGGGAGGCGGGAAAATGA
- a CDS encoding PHD finger domain-containing protein → MKKVVYGLMINSGDADEMLWDHGVWETEEAANEYIENEMSTISGVWAGELKVNDAIPDAAEYNEEEMVECPLCGIEYNPEDVNTVDYDEAVCINCEPGYKENMNIA, encoded by the coding sequence ATGAAAAAAGTAGTATATGGGCTAATGATTAATTCAGGTGATGCTGACGAAATGCTGTGGGACCATGGTGTATGGGAAACAGAAGAAGCAGCGAATGAATATATAGAAAATGAAATGTCTACGATTAGCGGTGTTTGGGCGGGGGAACTCAAGGTCAATGATGCCATACCAGATGCAGCAGAATATAATGAAGAAGAAATGGTAGAGTGCCCACTATGTGGGATCGAGTACAATCCAGAGGATGTAAACACTGTTGATTACGACGAAGCAGTGTGCATCAACTGTGAGCCTGGATACAAGGAAAATATGAATATAGCATAA
- a CDS encoding DUF6501 family protein, with protein MIHTNWHERETIKTLKCVHTDAKKYIVNNKLTTGKVYEVKNETEEFYFIVDNSGKVGGYYKEYFEEVK; from the coding sequence ATGATCCACACGAACTGGCACGAACGCGAGACGATTAAGACTTTGAAGTGCGTTCACACAGATGCAAAAAAATACATTGTAAATAACAAACTGACAACTGGAAAGGTATATGAAGTGAAAAACGAAACCGAGGAATTTTATTTCATTGTTGATAATTCCGGCAAGGTTGGCGGCTATTACAAAGAATATTTTGAAGAGGTAAAATAA
- a CDS encoding GNAT family N-acetyltransferase: MDKKVTLEGKNVKLLPMESSQLDGLWEAGQNQSIWEFTSSKVRSKEDMRKVIEAAMVEREKGTQIPFVVLDYKSDKIVGSSRYLDISAAHKSLEIGWTWYSPDYWRTSVNTETKLLMLQHAFEKMEVNRVQFCTDYRNVRSQNAIARLGAQREGVLRKHRIIADGYVRDTVVFSILKEEWPQIKTELQDKLNRK, from the coding sequence ATGGATAAAAAAGTCACTCTAGAAGGTAAAAATGTAAAGCTTTTGCCAATGGAAAGTAGTCAGCTTGATGGTTTGTGGGAAGCCGGGCAAAACCAGTCTATATGGGAGTTTACATCTTCGAAGGTCAGAAGCAAAGAAGATATGAGAAAGGTTATTGAAGCTGCAATGGTTGAGAGAGAGAAAGGAACTCAAATACCATTTGTCGTTCTTGATTATAAATCAGATAAAATAGTGGGCAGTTCAAGATATCTTGATATTTCAGCAGCACATAAATCACTTGAGATTGGCTGGACATGGTACAGTCCAGATTACTGGAGAACGAGTGTGAATACAGAAACAAAATTGCTCATGCTCCAACATGCTTTTGAAAAAATGGAAGTAAACAGAGTGCAATTTTGTACCGATTACAGGAATGTACGCTCGCAAAATGCTATTGCCCGTCTCGGTGCCCAAAGAGAAGGGGTGTTGAGAAAACATCGAATTATCGCTGACGGGTATGTCAGGGACACCGTTGTCTTTAGCATTCTTAAAGAAGAGTGGCCGCAGATTAAAACAGAATTACAAGATAAATTGAATCGAAAATAG
- the abc-f gene encoding ribosomal protection-like ABC-F family protein: MTIMKIRGIQKSFNEKQVLQNAEIDIKQDSRIGLVGNNGAGKTTLANIIYGSIVPDKGIIDTFNSSLNIGYLKQSTEYSIHDFEDTYSLAENGLFQLSSQLGLNKDIDWADPDWSKLSGGEKLKLSLASVWASRPELLILDEPTNHLDLQGVEWLIDELKTFKGAVIIISHDRYFLDRTVAEIIEIEDGSTKLFKGNYSSYRQEKERLYEIQLHQYEIQQKHKQQIEQQMANLKNWSEKAHRDSTKQGSASERRQIGFKEYHRVKAKKMDNQIKSKMKRLNQELEKNEVTVPKEEAKVRFEFQDSRKKGKRILEARKLSKSFGSRCLFEESHFYMNHGERMALLGPNGSGKTTLIKIFLGEETVISGDVWVSETIRIGYLSQDVSDLPPNKTALEYSGLTARESIGRARTIFANIGLSEEKLTVPISTLSLGERTRVKLVMMLLSEIDLLILDEPTNHLDLASRESLEKTLLNFQGSIITVSHDVYFQEKISNKLLLIEKGKISRKEYGMKEFNNQNTSPIAESKEKENQLMVLQNEINALIGRLSFMGKGEPGYEQLDKDLTELLKKKRNLS; this comes from the coding sequence ATGACAATCATGAAAATAAGAGGTATTCAGAAGAGCTTTAATGAAAAGCAAGTATTACAAAATGCGGAAATTGATATAAAACAAGACAGCCGTATTGGACTGGTCGGCAATAATGGCGCAGGTAAGACTACATTGGCCAATATCATATATGGGAGTATCGTCCCTGATAAAGGAATAATCGACACGTTTAACAGCAGCTTGAACATTGGCTATCTTAAACAATCCACGGAATATTCCATACATGACTTTGAGGACACCTATTCTCTTGCTGAAAACGGACTCTTTCAACTTTCAAGTCAGTTAGGTCTTAACAAGGATATTGATTGGGCAGATCCTGATTGGAGTAAGTTAAGCGGCGGTGAAAAGTTGAAACTTTCACTTGCAAGTGTGTGGGCAAGCAGGCCAGAACTACTTATACTCGATGAGCCAACAAACCACTTGGACTTGCAGGGTGTAGAGTGGCTAATTGACGAATTGAAAACTTTCAAAGGCGCCGTGATCATTATTTCCCATGACCGATATTTCCTCGACCGCACCGTGGCAGAAATTATCGAAATCGAGGATGGATCAACAAAATTATTTAAAGGTAACTACTCTTCTTACCGTCAGGAAAAAGAAAGATTATATGAAATTCAGCTTCATCAATACGAAATACAGCAAAAACACAAACAACAAATTGAACAGCAAATGGCAAATCTGAAAAACTGGTCCGAAAAAGCTCATCGGGATTCGACGAAACAAGGTTCGGCCTCTGAAAGAAGACAAATAGGATTCAAGGAATACCATCGGGTAAAAGCAAAGAAGATGGATAATCAAATAAAGTCGAAGATGAAAAGGCTGAATCAGGAGCTTGAAAAGAATGAGGTTACAGTGCCCAAGGAAGAAGCCAAGGTCCGTTTCGAGTTTCAGGATAGCCGAAAGAAAGGAAAACGCATTTTAGAAGCCCGAAAGCTTTCTAAATCCTTCGGCAGCCGCTGTTTGTTTGAAGAGAGCCATTTTTATATGAATCACGGAGAGAGAATGGCGTTGTTAGGGCCAAACGGCAGCGGTAAAACTACTCTGATCAAAATATTTCTTGGAGAAGAAACAGTTATATCAGGTGACGTTTGGGTCAGCGAAACAATAAGAATTGGATATCTCAGCCAGGATGTATCAGACCTCCCTCCAAATAAAACGGCACTGGAGTATTCAGGACTTACAGCCAGAGAATCAATCGGCAGAGCGAGGACGATTTTTGCTAATATTGGACTATCTGAAGAGAAGCTTACGGTTCCAATCAGCACCCTTAGTCTTGGCGAAAGGACGAGAGTAAAACTTGTGATGATGCTGTTGAGTGAAATCGATTTACTGATTCTAGACGAACCTACCAACCATCTCGACTTGGCCAGCAGGGAAAGTCTCGAAAAAACATTGCTGAACTTCCAAGGATCTATAATAACTGTCTCACATGATGTTTATTTTCAGGAGAAAATCAGTAATAAACTTCTTTTGATTGAAAAAGGAAAGATTAGCAGGAAAGAGTATGGGATGAAGGAATTCAACAACCAAAACACATCTCCGATTGCAGAAAGTAAGGAAAAAGAAAATCAATTGATGGTTCTCCAAAATGAAATCAACGCTCTCATTGGCAGATTGTCTTTCATGGGAAAAGGTGAGCCTGGATATGAGCAACTCGACAAGGATCTTACAGAGCTATTGAAAAAGAAAAGAAACCTGTCCTAA